One genomic window of Metopolophium dirhodum isolate CAU chromosome 4, ASM1992520v1, whole genome shotgun sequence includes the following:
- the LOC132943127 gene encoding nuclear pore membrane glycoprotein 210: MFPTKLLTIVLLGISCINNTFGSKLNVPRVLLPVFDTFTVKFNIEVTDDGCYKWSIFRGDNIIKLVPLDVNPSLGCSSKVSVSSLSNEKVRRIAIIFAEDVNSGETIRCDVIVDAIKSLQIVTKTRELFVGDAPELFEVSAFDDQGNKFTTLDGVEFNWSLKVLRSPINTVLKFISFKDSSYRTPPDLYDLDQKNRQGHMVLVEGVKTGSALVSVKLSTFDEPTTQVELSVIANLRLEPSHIVILPGDLIHIDIYQIQNEKLVKIQLPSTQYSIETDKSSNSGLLKIENDSGLFRGLKSGQVRLNLIDNHAESKNDTIPKSISSFVSISNADNLSIVVKPYNRRNLIINGLYELEVHLFNNHNQSINIGPNVKVIMNLPEEYFKVLSTVTNGSYVTVQPIKLGVPQIEASLLKPYQDSRSSATTSVSIYSKVKVKPDLIVFPWHANLNNRLQFALKATGGDKKYTWNSDDVTVSTVSSNGLVTAQGLGKTYISAAMTRDSLNQDSANIFVLVPDDLKIIAHPVEQEVGKNIILYLQLFAKIPGVEEEISVTACNHEQFQIEIESSLFTLQHFDHSLNKSCAAFSLHSESVASSKITVTFHTSSTVLKASVIVSTYKKLVPLRPESKLTVLAPGCSTTLLFYGGPQPWLGHSAGYKVEFKIDENLVTYSELSVIRDVDGHKTYAYTITCVSLGSTRANLTIKSNPVINSFESAIISETSVNVLCASPKFVKVFVADTEDDCPISKTSSNVLAYIHEQLFVRINVIDGDGNIFDNATMINASWAITDSDLIRVISSLNLNEITEYGFQFPNYHFSILEPLKKEGSTEAVFQLTGYKKPFVPNSSRFGSFLTSNDEVYEIIPTIKHSISILLFDNPRLTHEEMLVINNPAITKSIYGHQGSGYFKIQLNTQIVAKVTHNGGRQIDISPLAPGDLVISIKDLCVRSEPAEATFKVRNIHNMLLLTNTFVEIGRTIKAIVKLYDSEGHSLPIQPGVVNIRPVIDINSMLTIKPELSKPEKTYETEFSIMGSSLGKTNLYFVADTFPMEQIRTQTTSIQVYSQLRLSPKNLTLAVGSSYQLTVSGGPHLECVFEFISEDEQITKVSNGGIVKGLKVGTVTITGMAVGVDVISGMNVVYSKDTIAIRVIKLNNVKIEVPLLKLKVGEVMPAWVRGVPDSLNPIIIGTIHPSLVFHWTTSSAGIVQIYDILENTGILVREQDRISIRVRAVKPGNTRISVSVTDPSTKVIFTNFIDITVYEELHLISHDLLLNSLLVTPNTEFTLMTNKNKVAKQSFRIVGNSKIDRSHNSLAISVDENSGNVKTTNEVGRAHVFITSTEDFDITQSLDVPIEVKRVNYIMINIETNINSKDSSQMSVLPSGMNLKLITSYHDEKGAQFQAVNSDLKFLTSHQNKISMTPGDQKHIMDVSLFESGEVILKIWDDGVYHFKEDYIKFHVEHLIYPNKATVTVGDVICFLMPVQFSEEDASEWLSDNSKTLAVDNSSGFSVAMAPSEVFVTYSNNKFTTSTSINILPIKTIIILPFEKKILSNSAIVDIPLILLNEQESVSLVKNKKGNMWEWRDDDCSSRENTVKRFPFVCDVHFESVLSSQVKTPSISRVFDVSPHFNTKTGLYSCKLTPLPIIDQELSLFEAKIAIQVSTGSVFTEHKDIQFLPSVFINKKELFFGQFSGKDKLIIAGLPQVLSQIKVTSSNDSCVLPILLNESQNEKVYSFDVNDNFWNAQRFDIHILVSSNLTYQNIKVPVVTSRSLNEYDFSRPKLPNANQYDTKKVKQSPIPGLFSGFSNSIFSNPYIIGLVTIIITSLVVYFYGFSFNSKYIPLIKSPQNSPSPTHVAFYNRSYSSDHNRSPALSLNRSLSRLQ, encoded by the exons ATGTTTCCAACAAAATTATTGACAATTGTCTTACTTGGCATttcatgtattaataatacttttggATCTAAACTCAACGTTCCCCGTGTGTTGTTACCGGTATTTGACACGTTCACTGTGAAATTTAATATAGAAGTTACAGACGATGGCTGCTACAAATG GTCAATATTCAGAGGTGACAACATTATCAAACTCGTTCCCTTAGATGTGAATCCATCGCTTGGATGTTCGAGTAAAGTTTCTGTGTCTTCGTTATCAAATGAGAAAGTTCGCAGAATAGCAATCATATTTGCAGAAGACGTTAATTCTGGTGAAACAATACGTTGTGATGTCATTGTTGATGCTATAAAGTCTTTACAGATTGTTACAAAGACAAGAGAGTTATTTGTTGGAGATGCGCCAGAACTTTTTGAAGTATCTGCGTTTGATGATCAAG gaaataaatttacaacattggatGGTGTAGAATTTAATTGGTCTTTAAAAGTGCTTAGAAGTCctataaacacagttttaaaattcatatcATTTAAAGATTCTTCATATAGAACTCCACCAGATCTTTATGATCTAGATCAGAAAAATAGGCAAGGGCATATGGTTCTTGTCGAAGGAGTTAAAACTGGATCAGCATTG GTTTCTGTAAAACTGTCTACATTTGATGAGCCCACCACACAAGTTGAACTATCAGTCATTGCAAATTTAAGACTTGAGCCATCACATATTGTTATCTTACCTGGTGATCTTATCCATATAGATATATATCAA atacaaaatgaaaaattagtaAAGATCCAACTACCCTCCACCCAATATTCTATAGAAACGGATAAATCGTCAAATTCAGGATtactgaaaattgaaaatgactCTGGTCTCTTCCGTGGTCTCAAAAGCGGTCAAGTTAGgctaaatttaattgataaccaTGCTGAATCCAAAAACGATACTATTCCTAAATCAATCAGCAGTTTTGTTAGTATCTCTAATGCAGATAATTTATCAATTGTTGTTAAACCTTACAATCGACgtaatttaatcattaatgGTTTATATGAATTGGAAGTTCATCTATTTAACAA tcATAATCAGTCCATTAACATTGGACCAAACGTAAAAGTAATAATGAATTTACCTGAAgagtattttaaagtattaagtACTGTAACTAATGGATCATATGTTACTGTTCAACCTATTAAATTAGGAGTACCGCAAATAGAAGCATCATTATTGAAACCATATCAAGATTCTAGATCATCTGCAACAACTTCTGTATCAATTTATTCTAAAGTGAAAGTTAAACcagatttaattgtttttccaTGGCATGCAAATCTAAACAACAG atTACAATTTGCATTAAAAGCTACCGGTGGAGACAAAAAATACACTTGGAATAGTGATGATGTTACTGTTAGTACTGTTTCATCTAATGGACTTGTCACAGCTCAAGGATTAGGGAAAACATATATATCGGCTGCAATGACAAGAGATTCACTAAATCAAGATAGTGCTAACATTTTTGTTCTTGTAccagatgatttgaaaataattgctCATCCTGTAGAACAAGAAGTaggcaaaaatattattttatatttgcaacTATTTGCAAAAATACCTGGAGTTGAAGAAGAAATAAGTGTTACAGCCTGCAATCATGaacaatttcaaattgaaattgAGAGCTCTCTATTTACATTACAACATTTCGACCATAGTTTGAATAAATCTTGTGCAGCTTTTTCTTTACATTCGGAGTCAGTTGCTTCTTCCAAAATAACTGTCACCTTTCATACAAGTAGTACAGTATTAAAAGCTTCGGTTATTGtaagtacatataaaaaattagttCCATTACGTCCAGAATCTAAACTTACAGTTCTAGCACCTGGTTGTTCAACTACATTGTTATTCTATGGAGGCCCTCAACCTTGGTTGGGCCATAGTGCTGGTTATAAAGTggaatttaaaattgatgaaaatCTGGTGACATATAGTGAACTTTCTGTAATTCGTGATGTTGATGGACATAAAACCTATGCATACACAATTACATGTGTTAGTTTGGGATCAACTCGAGCAAATTTAACTATCAAGAGTAATCCAGttattaatagttttgaatCAGCAATAATATCAGAGACTTCAGTAAATGTCTTATGTGCATCTCCAAAGTTTGTAAAAGTGTTTGTAGCAGATACGGAAGACGATTGTCCAATTTCTAAGACTTCTAGCAATGTATTGGCTTATATACATGAACAATTATTTGTTCGAATTAATGTGATTGATGGAgatggaaatatttttgataatgctACAATGATAAATGCAAGCTGGGCTATTACAGATTCTGATCTTATAAGAGTTATCAGTTCACTTAATTTGAATGAAATTACAGAGTATGGTTTTCAATTTCCCAACtatcattttagtattttagaacCTTTAAAGAAAGAAGGCTCTACTGAGGCTGTTTTCCAGTTAACTGGATACAAGAAACCATTTGTTCCAAATAGCTCACGGTTTGGTTCTTTTTTAACATCTAATGATGAAGTATATGAAATAATTCCAACAATTAAACATTCTATATCAATCCTTTTATTTGATAATCCTCGTTTAACACACGAAGAAATGTTGGTTATTAATAATCCAGCaattacaaaatcaatttatGGTCATCAGGGGAGTGGATACTTCAAAATACAGTTAAATACACAGATAGTAGCCAAAGTAACACATAATGGAGGAAGACAAATAGACATAAGTCCATTAGCTCCAGGAGATTTAGTAATAAGCATTAAAGATCTTTGTGTCAGATCTGAGCCAGCTGAAGCTACATTTAAAGTACGAAATATCcataacatgttattattaacaaatacttTTGTTGAAATTGGAAGAACTATAAAAGCTATTGTAAAACTCTATGATTCTGAGGGCCATTCTCTTCCTATTCAGCCAGGTGTAGTAAATATACGACCAGTAATTGATATTAATTCCATGTTGACAATTAAACCAGAATTGAGTAAACCTGAAAAGACATATGAAACAGAATTTTCAATTATGGGATCATCATTGGGCAAAACAAATCTATATTTTGTTGCTGATACATTTCCTATGGAGCAAATTCGTACACAAACTACATCTATTCAAGTTTATTCTCAACTTAGGTTATCTCCTAAGAATTTAACATTAGCAGTTGGATCAAGTTATCAGTTAACAGTTTCTGGTGGACCACATTTAGAAtgtgtatttgaatttatttctgAAGATGAACAAATTACCAAAGTTTCAAATGGAGGAATAGTCAAAGGTTTAAAAGTGGGAACTGTTACAATAACTGGTATGGCTGTTGGTGTTGATGTGATAAGTGGAATGAATGTTGTATATTCTAAAGATACAATAGCAATCagagtaattaaattaaataatgttaaaattgaagtgccattattaaaattgaaagtgGGAGAGGTGATGCCAGCTTGGGTACGTGGTGTTCCTGACTCTTTAAATCCTATTATAATTGGTACTATTCATCCATCTTTAGTATTCCATTGGACCACATCTTCAGCTGGAATTGTTCAAATTTATGACATTTTGGAAAATACAGGAATacta GTACGAGAACAAGATAGAATATCAATTCGTGTTCGTGCTGTCAAACCGGGAAACACTAGAATTAGTGTTTCTGTAACAGACCCATCTACTAAGGTTATTTTCACCAATTTTATCGATATAACTGTGTATGAAGAGTTACATTTAATTTCACATGACTTGTTGTTAAATAGTTTACTAGTTACTCCAAATACTGAATTCACattaatgacaaataaaaacaaa GTAGCCAAACAATCATTCCGGATTGTTGGTAATTCTAAAATAGATAGAAGTCATAATTCATTGGCAATATCTGTTGATGAAAACTCTGGAAATGTTAAAACAACAAATGAAGTTGGACGTGCTCATGTATTTATTACTTCAACAGAAGATTTTGATATAACACAATCTTTAGATGTGCCCATTGAA gTAAAACgtgtaaactatattatgataaatatcgAAACCAATATAAATTCTAAAGATTCTTCACAAATGTCTGTTCTACCAAGtggaatgaatttaaaattaataacttcttATCATGATGAAAAAGGAGCTCAGTTTCAGGCTGTTAACTCTGATTTAAAATTCCTTACAAGTCATCAAAATAAG atTTCAATGACTCCGGGtgatcaaaaacatattatggatGTTTCTTTGTTTGAATCTGGTGaagtaatattgaaaatttgggATGATGGAGTTTATCATTTCAAAgaagattatattaaattccaTGTTGAGCATCTTATATATCCTAATAAA GCTACTGTTACTGTTGGAGatgttatatgttttttaatgcCTGTACAATTCAGTGAAGAAGATGCCAGTGAGTGGTTATCAGATAATTCGAAAACATTAGCGGTTGATAATTCATCTGGATTTAGTGTAGCTATGGCACCTTCAGAAGTTTTTGTGacttattctaataataaatttacgaCATCTACAAGCATAAATATTTTACCCATTAAAACT ataataattttaccctTTGAGAAAAAGATATTAAGCAACAGTGCTATTGTTGATATTCCATTAATTTTACTGAACGAACAAGAGTCGGTttcattagttaaaaataaaaaaggaaatATGTGGGAATGGCGTGACGATGATTGTTCTAGTCGTGAAAATACAGTTAAACGTTTTCCGTTTGTTTGCGATGTACATTTTGAGTCTGTTTTATCTAGTCAAGTTAAAACTCCTTCAATAAGTCGTGTGTTTGATGTCAGTCctcattttaatacaaaaacag gtcTTTATAGTTGTAAGTTGACACCCCTTCCAATTATTGACCAGGAATTGAGTCTCTTTGAAGCTAAAATAGCCATTCAGGTTTCTACTGGTAGTGTATTTACTGAGCATAAggatattcaatttttaccatcagtctttatcaacaaaaaagaGTTGTTTTTTGGTCAGTTCAGTGGCAAAGACAAACTCATTATAGCCGGGTTACCACAAGTTCTATCTCAAATCAAG gttACATCTAGTAATGATTCTTGTGTACTTCCAATACTGTTAAATGAAAGTCAAAATGAAAAAGTGTATTCATTTGATGTTAATGATAACTTTTGGAATGCTCAACGTTTTGATATTCATATTCTCGTGTCTTCAAATTTAACTTACCAAAACATTAAG gtaCCTGTTGTGACATCACGTTCATTAAATGAATATGATTTTTCAAGACCTAAACTGCCCAATGCAAATCAATATGACACCAAAAAAGTCAAACAGTCACCAATACCTGGTCTGTTCTCTGGTTTTTCAAATAGCATATTTTCGAACCCATACATCATTGGTttggttacaataataattacatccTTAGTtg tttatttttatggattttcATTTAACAGCAAATATATTCCTCTTATTAAAA GCCCACAAAATTCACCTTCTCCTACACATGTGGCTTTCTATAACAGAAGTTATTCGAGCGATCACAATAGATCACCTGCATTGAGTTTGAATAGATCTCTTTCAAGATTGCAATAA